One Campylobacter pinnipediorum subsp. caledonicus genomic window carries:
- a CDS encoding ATP-binding protein — MNDLDFFYQTPLKNFKFINRKVFITSAKTIISGCIGSGKTSLISEYLNKFKQNDRLYINLTDTRIDKNQVLKNLQAFITKNNIKVLAIENISQNDIANLTSCFKHCEKIVFSTYDTNLKIDGFSNLKLNYLDYEEFISFFKKNIDQSMLFSHFLAHGGAVKSAFLDPTENSEFLQNELKRGLEYQKIELLKECAFQISSELNSFEIYKNIKAKTKVSKDSVYNKIYELEQNGFIINIGKFNESKAKKRVFFSNFALKNSLILKKDFNSVFKNAVFCELLKLKTDIFYTKEFDFYLPNRKIAILCVPFGISEIVFLKFQKLRSVLKELNISKLQVISVSNYDEVSQEGIRCEITPFYQWALGF, encoded by the coding sequence ATGAATGATTTAGACTTTTTTTATCAAACACCTTTAAAAAATTTCAAATTTATAAACCGAAAAGTTTTTATCACATCAGCAAAAACTATAATATCAGGCTGTATAGGAAGTGGTAAAACTTCACTAATATCTGAGTATTTAAACAAATTTAAACAAAATGATAGACTTTATATAAACCTAACCGATACAAGAATAGACAAAAACCAAGTCTTAAAAAACTTACAAGCTTTTATCACAAAAAATAATATCAAGGTTTTAGCTATTGAAAATATTAGCCAAAATGATATAGCAAATTTGACAAGCTGTTTTAAGCATTGCGAAAAAATAGTTTTTTCAACATATGATACAAATCTAAAAATAGATGGTTTTTCAAACCTAAAACTGAACTATCTAGACTACGAGGAATTTATATCATTTTTTAAAAAAAACATAGACCAATCAATGCTTTTTAGCCATTTTTTAGCACACGGAGGAGCTGTAAAAAGTGCATTTTTAGATCCAACTGAAAACTCTGAGTTTTTACAAAACGAATTAAAAAGAGGTCTTGAATATCAAAAGATAGAGTTACTAAAAGAGTGTGCTTTTCAAATATCATCTGAACTAAACAGCTTTGAAATCTATAAAAACATAAAAGCAAAAACAAAAGTTTCAAAAGATAGTGTATACAATAAAATTTACGAGTTAGAACAAAATGGTTTTATTATAAATATAGGCAAATTTAATGAATCAAAAGCCAAAAAAAGAGTGTTTTTTTCAAATTTCGCACTAAAAAATAGCTTGATTTTAAAAAAAGATTTCAACTCTGTATTTAAAAATGCTGTTTTTTGTGAGTTACTAAAATTAAAAACGGATATATTCTACACAAAAGAGTTTGATTTTTATCTGCCAAATAGAAAAATAGCTATTTTATGTGTGCCTTTCGGAATAAGCGAAATAGTATTTTTAAAATTTCAAAAACTTCGTTCAGTCCTTAAAGAACTCAATATAAGCAAACTTCAAGTCATAAGTGTATCAAACTACGATGAAGTAAGCCAAGAGGGCATAAGATGCGAAATAACACCATTCTACCAATGGGCATTAGGATTTTAA
- the pseC gene encoding UDP-4-amino-4,6-dideoxy-N-acetyl-beta-L-altrosamine transaminase: protein MIPYSKQQIIQSDIDAVCEALKGDFLTGGKNVDAFEDALCEYLGVKNVVVMNSATSALHVAYTIFGIKQQDEVITTPITFAATANAALMCGADVKFCDVKDDGNIDESLIQNLINSQTKVISVVDFGGNPVEIQNIINTAKKHGIKVLDDASHALGSEIDGVKVGNHADISVFSFHAIKPITTFEGGAIVTNSDEYANLARLYRSHGISKTELWDSDMSLLGYNYRLSDVACALGVNQLKRLDDMIAVREEIAQFYDESFKDNEFFKTIKIPSNKKSSRHLYPIILDEKLARFKKEIFIKLHELGIGVQVHYKPTYEFSFYKQKYKDISLKNAENFYSRELSLPCHQGMSLSDARFVSEKLLGVLKEILK, encoded by the coding sequence ATGATACCTTATAGTAAGCAACAAATAATTCAAAGTGATATTGATGCCGTTTGCGAAGCTTTGAAGGGGGATTTTTTAACTGGCGGTAAAAACGTAGATGCCTTTGAAGATGCGCTTTGCGAGTATCTTGGGGTAAAAAATGTAGTTGTTATGAACTCCGCTACTTCTGCGCTTCATGTAGCTTATACTATTTTTGGCATAAAGCAACAAGATGAGGTTATAACAACTCCGATAACCTTTGCAGCTACTGCCAATGCCGCTTTGATGTGTGGTGCTGATGTTAAGTTTTGTGATGTAAAAGATGATGGAAATATAGATGAGAGTTTGATACAAAATTTGATAAATAGCCAAACAAAGGTTATAAGTGTTGTTGATTTTGGTGGAAATCCAGTTGAGATACAAAACATAATAAACACAGCAAAAAAACACGGCATAAAAGTCCTTGATGATGCCTCTCATGCTCTTGGAAGTGAGATAGATGGTGTTAAGGTTGGAAATCATGCTGATATTAGTGTGTTTAGTTTTCATGCTATAAAACCAATTACTACATTTGAGGGTGGGGCCATAGTCACAAATAGCGATGAATATGCAAACTTAGCCAGACTTTATCGCTCTCACGGCATATCAAAAACAGAGCTTTGGGATAGCGATATGAGTTTGCTTGGCTATAATTATAGGCTTAGCGATGTTGCTTGTGCTTTGGGTGTAAATCAGCTTAAGAGGCTTGATGATATGATAGCTGTTCGTGAGGAAATAGCTCAGTTTTATGACGAGAGTTTTAAAGATAATGAGTTTTTTAAAACGATAAAAATACCATCAAATAAAAAAAGCTCAAGACATTTGTATCCTATCATATTAGATGAAAAATTAGCAAGATTTAAAAAAGAAATTTTTATCAAACTCCATGAGCTTGGTATCGGTGTTCAAGTGCATTATAAGCCAACATATGAGTTTAGTTTTTATAAACAAAAATACAAAGATATAAGCCTTAAAAATGCTGAGAATTTTTATAGTCGCGAGCTTAGTTTACCTTGTCATCAAGGTATGAGCTTATCAGATGCAAGGTTTGTGTCTGAAAAACTGCTTGGTGTATTGAAAGAGATTTTAAAATGA
- a CDS encoding YceI family protein, with translation MKKIISSVVVASLFATGAFAFNAKMDPELSFTGYKMENKTAVGGTFKKFEFKSEKKDSFIDFAKTIDIKIESTGLTTKNPLRDKRIASIFKNEAIMAKIVDVKGDENKGEFTLEITANGVTKTYNAPYEVKDGKLAASAVLDVLDFSLNETFNKFAQECKALHSGKTWSEAKVDMNLMIEK, from the coding sequence ATGAAAAAAATTATTTCTAGTGTTGTTGTAGCATCTTTATTTGCTACTGGTGCGTTTGCTTTTAATGCAAAAATGGATCCTGAGCTAAGTTTCACAGGATATAAAATGGAAAATAAAACTGCTGTTGGCGGAACATTTAAAAAATTTGAATTTAAATCAGAAAAAAAAGATAGTTTTATTGACTTTGCTAAAACAATTGATATAAAAATTGAATCAACTGGTTTAACTACAAAAAATCCACTTCGCGACAAAAGAATTGCTTCTATTTTCAAAAATGAAGCAATAATGGCAAAAATCGTTGATGTAAAAGGTGATGAAAACAAGGGCGAATTTACTCTTGAAATCACAGCAAATGGAGTAACAAAAACTTATAACGCTCCTTATGAAGTAAAAGATGGAAAGCTAGCAGCTAGCGCTGTTTTAGATGTTCTTGATTTTAGCTTAAATGAAACTTTCAATAAGTTCGCACAAGAGTGTAAAGCTTTACATAGTGGAAAAACTTGGAGCGAAGCTAAAGTTGATATGAATCTAATGATAGAAAAATAA
- the accB gene encoding acetyl-CoA carboxylase biotin carboxyl carrier protein, translating to MKKEDIEHIIELFEKKDINKIRIKEGDFEIELEKQTEVSEKPAAPVASPAPTPINVQVVNEKPATTAKNTLNSPMVGTFYSAPSPGASSFVKVGQKVRKGEVIGIIEAMKIMNDLEAEYDCQISEILVADGQPIEFGMALFAVEKL from the coding sequence ATGAAAAAAGAAGATATCGAACATATAATTGAGCTATTTGAAAAAAAAGACATAAACAAAATTCGTATAAAAGAAGGCGATTTTGAAATTGAGCTTGAAAAACAGACAGAGGTATCGGAAAAACCAGCCGCACCAGTTGCTTCACCAGCACCAACACCTATAAATGTTCAAGTTGTAAATGAAAAACCAGCAACAACTGCCAAAAACACATTAAACTCACCTATGGTAGGAACATTTTATTCAGCCCCTAGCCCAGGTGCTTCATCTTTTGTAAAAGTTGGGCAGAAGGTAAGAAAAGGCGAAGTTATAGGCATTATTGAAGCGATGAAAATCATGAATGACTTAGAGGCTGAATATGATTGTCAAATTTCTGAAATTTTAGTAGCTGATGGTCAGCCGATTGAGTTTGGTATGGCATTATTTGCGGTGGAGAAACTATAA
- a CDS encoding acetyl-CoA carboxylase biotin carboxylase subunit, whose product MQINKILIANRGEIALRALKTIKEMGKEAIVVYSTADKDALYVKYADAAICIGNPRSSDSYLNIPAIISAAEISEADAIFPGYGFLSENQNFVEICEYHKLKFIGPSIQAMAIMSDKSKAKQVMQRAGVPVIPGSDGAIKDVKFAKELASKIGYPVIIKAAAGGGGRGMRVVEKEEDLEKAFWSAESEAVTAFGDGTMYMEKYILNPRHIEVQVLGDSHGNVIHVGERDCSMQRRHQKLIEESPAVLLDEKTRQKLHETAVKATKAIGYEGAGTFEFLVDKDLNFYFIEMNTRLQVEHCVSEMVSGLDLIEWMIRIAQGEKLPPQESINLNGHAIECRITAEDPNSFVPSPGEITKYICPGGRNIRMDSHVYQGYNVPPYYDSMIGKLIVWDSNREKAIHKMRIALEQLVIGGIKTTRDFHIQMMKNKDFISNNYDTNYLSKH is encoded by the coding sequence ATGCAAATAAATAAAATTTTAATAGCAAATAGAGGAGAGATAGCTCTTCGTGCATTAAAAACTATAAAAGAAATGGGCAAAGAGGCAATAGTAGTTTATTCTACAGCCGATAAAGATGCCCTTTATGTAAAATACGCTGATGCAGCCATTTGTATAGGAAATCCTCGTTCAAGCGATAGTTACCTAAATATACCAGCAATTATTTCAGCAGCTGAAATAAGTGAAGCTGATGCAATATTTCCCGGATATGGATTTTTAAGTGAAAATCAGAATTTCGTTGAAATTTGTGAATACCATAAATTAAAATTTATAGGACCAAGCATACAAGCTATGGCTATAATGAGTGATAAAAGCAAGGCTAAGCAAGTAATGCAAAGAGCCGGAGTTCCTGTAATACCGGGTTCTGATGGCGCTATAAAAGATGTTAAATTTGCAAAAGAATTAGCAAGTAAAATAGGCTATCCTGTGATAATCAAAGCCGCAGCTGGTGGTGGCGGAAGAGGAATGCGTGTTGTTGAAAAAGAAGAGGATCTAGAAAAGGCATTCTGGTCAGCTGAAAGTGAAGCAGTAACAGCATTTGGCGACGGAACTATGTATATGGAAAAATACATCTTAAACCCAAGACACATAGAAGTTCAAGTTCTTGGTGACAGCCATGGAAATGTTATTCACGTTGGTGAAAGAGATTGTTCTATGCAAAGAAGGCACCAAAAACTTATAGAAGAAAGCCCGGCTGTGTTGCTTGATGAAAAAACAAGACAAAAACTTCACGAAACAGCAGTAAAAGCTACAAAAGCTATAGGATATGAGGGTGCTGGAACATTTGAGTTTTTGGTTGATAAGGATTTAAATTTTTATTTTATTGAGATGAATACTCGCTTGCAAGTTGAGCATTGTGTTAGCGAAATGGTAAGTGGACTTGATCTTATTGAATGGATGATAAGAATAGCACAAGGTGAGAAACTACCGCCTCAAGAGAGCATAAACTTAAATGGTCATGCAATAGAGTGCCGTATCACAGCAGAAGATCCAAATAGCTTTGTCCCAAGTCCTGGAGAGATAACAAAATACATATGTCCGGGCGGAAGAAACATAAGAATGGATAGCCACGTATATCAAGGATACAATGTCCCACCGTATTATGATAGTATGATAGGAAAACTTATAGTTTGGGATAGCAATAGAGAAAAAGCTATTCACAAAATGCGTATAGCGCTCGAACAACTCGTAATAGGTGGCATAAAAACAACTCGTGATTTTCATATACAAATGATGAAAAACAAAGATTTTATATCAAATAATTACGATACCAACTATCTATCAAAGCATTAA
- a CDS encoding DUF4198 domain-containing protein, protein MLKKILSLAVVATLGFAVNANAHQIIASSVGKNKFEAKFWAHTQFDDYNSNQLLGAKAYDENLDRIKTGIKYNYNDDSKKPEILTEKAPAIMVTVFDAKYWVQTDAGYKNGNKTKIDDVVFDDIKSVKIGKTYFSWNEKFLDPIGLKLEVIALNDPLKVKVGDSLPVLVLKDGKPAKGVAFETANEDLDNLTNEFGIALIPIKEKGLNIIAARGEEPLFNDPDAHTLFIQSSISFEVK, encoded by the coding sequence ATGCTTAAAAAAATATTATCTTTAGCCGTTGTTGCAACACTAGGTTTTGCCGTAAATGCAAATGCTCATCAAATTATAGCAAGCAGTGTTGGAAAAAATAAATTTGAAGCTAAATTCTGGGCACACACGCAATTTGACGATTATAACTCAAACCAACTTCTTGGAGCCAAAGCTTACGATGAAAATTTAGATCGAATAAAAACAGGTATAAAATATAATTATAATGATGATTCGAAAAAACCTGAAATTCTAACAGAAAAAGCACCTGCCATAATGGTAACAGTTTTTGATGCAAAATACTGGGTTCAAACAGATGCCGGATACAAAAATGGAAATAAAACAAAAATAGATGATGTTGTGTTTGATGACATCAAGAGTGTTAAAATAGGAAAAACATATTTTTCTTGGAACGAGAAATTTTTAGATCCGATAGGTTTAAAACTAGAAGTAATAGCGCTAAACGATCCTTTAAAAGTTAAAGTTGGTGACTCTTTACCTGTTTTGGTATTAAAAGATGGCAAACCAGCAAAAGGTGTAGCATTTGAAACAGCAAATGAAGACCTTGATAACTTAACTAATGAATTTGGTATAGCTTTAATTCCTATCAAAGAAAAAGGGCTAAATATAATTGCAGCAAGAGGCGAAGAGCCATTATTTAATGACCCAGATGCACATACTTTATTTATCCAAAGCTCTATATCTTTTGAGGTAAAATAG
- a CDS encoding Fe-S-containing hydro-lyase: protein MSDIKKIQAPFDKEVVKSLKAGDNILISGTIIAARDAAHKALIETLQRGESLPVKLAGETIYYLGPSPAKPGEVIGAAGPTTSGRMDKYTPTMINEVGINGMIGKGYRSQDVVDAMKKSGCVYMVAIGGAGALISQSIKKYEVLAYPELGPEAIARLTVEDFPAIVAIDCEGNNFYEVGQEPYKKI from the coding sequence ATGTCAGATATAAAAAAAATACAAGCACCTTTTGATAAAGAGGTAGTAAAAAGCCTAAAAGCTGGAGATAATATTTTAATATCAGGAACTATTATTGCTGCAAGAGATGCTGCTCACAAGGCTTTGATAGAAACATTGCAAAGAGGTGAGAGTTTGCCGGTAAAATTGGCTGGAGAGACTATATATTATTTGGGACCAAGTCCTGCTAAACCGGGAGAGGTTATAGGTGCAGCAGGCCCTACGACAAGCGGAAGAATGGATAAATATACGCCCACTATGATAAATGAAGTTGGTATAAATGGCATGATAGGTAAAGGATATAGGTCGCAAGATGTTGTTGATGCTATGAAAAAATCAGGCTGTGTTTATATGGTAGCTATAGGTGGTGCCGGTGCTTTGATAAGTCAGAGTATAAAAAAATATGAGGTTTTAGCCTATCCTGAGCTTGGGCCAGAGGCAATAGCAAGACTTACTGTTGAGGATTTTCCAGCTATAGTTGCGATTGATTGCGAAGGTAATAATTTTTATGAGGTAGGACAAGAACCGTATAAAAAGATATAG
- the dcd gene encoding dCTP deaminase, whose protein sequence is MGLKSDTWIRKMSLEHDMISPFCEEQIGKGVVSYGLSSYGYDIRVGDEFKIFTNIGGTIVDPKNFNEKNVVDFKGDVCIVPPNSFALARTIEYFNMPNDVLAICLGKSTYARCGIIVNVTPFEPGFKGHITIEISNTTPLPAKIYANEGIAQVLFLQGDEACEVTYADKNGKYQSQEGITLPRILK, encoded by the coding sequence ATGGGACTTAAAAGCGATACTTGGATAAGAAAGATGAGTTTAGAACACGATATGATTTCACCTTTTTGTGAAGAACAGATAGGTAAGGGTGTTGTTAGTTATGGACTTTCAAGCTATGGATATGATATCAGGGTTGGCGATGAGTTTAAAATTTTTACAAATATAGGTGGAACGATAGTTGATCCAAAAAATTTTAATGAAAAAAATGTAGTTGATTTTAAGGGAGATGTTTGCATTGTTCCACCAAATTCTTTTGCTCTTGCAAGGACTATTGAGTATTTTAATATGCCAAATGATGTTTTAGCTATTTGTCTTGGCAAAAGCACATACGCAAGATGTGGAATAATAGTAAATGTTACACCTTTTGAGCCAGGTTTTAAGGGTCATATAACAATTGAAATTTCAAACACCACCCCTTTGCCGGCTAAAATTTATGCAAATGAAGGTATAGCGCAGGTATTGTTTTTGCAAGGCGATGAGGCTTGTGAAGTAACTTATGCTGATAAAAATGGAAAATATCAAAGCCAAGAGGGTATAACACTGCCTAGAATTTTAAAATAA
- the pseF gene encoding pseudaminic acid cytidylyltransferase, translating into MNLCVIPARGGSKRIPKKNIKDFLGKPLIAYSIQTALSSKIFDDIIVSTDDKDIADVAIKFGAKVPFFRDEKLSDDYASSIDVVIDAIKKMDERYQNICCLYATAPLLKYQILMKAYDEFISSNSNFLFSVCEFSYPIQRALMLDENKAVSMFYPDYFNSRSQDLQKAYHDAGQFYFGKREAWLSNKNIFKDNSRAFVLPYNLVCDIDTLQDFEFAQKLYQINAI; encoded by the coding sequence ATGAATTTATGTGTAATTCCGGCTCGTGGTGGAAGCAAAAGAATACCCAAAAAAAATATTAAAGATTTTTTAGGAAAACCACTTATAGCTTATAGCATCCAAACAGCCTTAAGCTCAAAGATATTTGATGATATTATAGTAAGCACTGATGATAAAGATATAGCTGATGTTGCAATAAAATTTGGTGCAAAAGTGCCATTTTTTAGAGATGAAAAATTAAGCGATGATTATGCTTCTAGTATTGATGTTGTGATAGATGCTATAAAGAAAATGGATGAAAGATATCAAAATATATGCTGTTTGTATGCAACCGCACCTTTGTTAAAATATCAAATTCTAATGAAAGCTTATGATGAATTTATAAGCTCAAATAGCAATTTTTTATTTTCTGTTTGCGAGTTTTCTTATCCGATACAAAGAGCCTTAATGCTTGATGAAAACAAAGCTGTAAGTATGTTTTATCCGGATTATTTTAACTCTCGTTCGCAGGATTTGCAAAAGGCATATCACGATGCCGGCCAATTTTATTTTGGTAAAAGAGAGGCTTGGCTGAGTAATAAAAACATTTTTAAAGATAATTCAAGAGCATTTGTTTTACCTTATAATTTGGTTTGTGATATAGACACATTGCAAGATTTTGAATTTGCACAAAAGCTCTATCAGATAAATGCTATTTGA
- the pseB gene encoding UDP-N-acetylglucosamine 4,6-dehydratase (inverting) — protein sequence MFDGKSILITGGTGSFGKKYAEILLKKYKPKRLIIYSRDELKQYEMSQVFKHQAMRYFIGDVRDEVRLTTAMREVDYVIHAAAMKHVPIAEYNPMECIKTNINGAQNVINAAIECKVKKVIALSTDKACNPVNLYGATKLASDKLFVAANNIVGSLHTRFSVVRYGNVVGSRGSVVPFFKKLISEGAKELPITHMDMTRFWITLEQGVSFVLKNFERMKGGEIFIPKIPSMSMPDLAKALAPDLGINIIGIRPGEKMHEVMISKDDAHLTYEFDDHYVISPSIQFLTPSDFSTNLLGEKGKKVKDEFEYSSDKNHLWLDKNSLLEMIK from the coding sequence ATGTTTGATGGTAAAAGTATCTTAATAACCGGAGGAACTGGATCTTTTGGTAAAAAATACGCGGAAATTTTATTAAAAAAATATAAACCAAAAAGATTGATTATATATTCAAGAGATGAATTAAAACAATACGAGATGTCTCAGGTTTTTAAACATCAAGCGATGAGATATTTTATAGGCGATGTTCGCGATGAAGTTCGTTTGACAACTGCTATGCGCGAGGTTGATTATGTTATTCATGCTGCTGCTATGAAGCACGTGCCTATAGCTGAGTATAATCCAATGGAGTGTATAAAGACAAATATAAATGGCGCTCAAAATGTTATTAATGCTGCAATAGAATGCAAAGTAAAAAAAGTAATAGCTCTTTCTACTGATAAGGCTTGCAATCCTGTAAATTTATACGGTGCAACAAAACTAGCAAGTGATAAACTTTTTGTTGCTGCAAATAATATAGTAGGCTCTTTGCATACTCGTTTTAGTGTTGTGAGATATGGAAATGTAGTTGGTTCAAGAGGTTCTGTTGTGCCGTTTTTTAAAAAGCTAATCTCAGAGGGCGCAAAAGAGCTACCTATAACACATATGGATATGACAAGATTTTGGATAACCCTAGAGCAAGGCGTTTCGTTTGTGCTAAAAAACTTTGAAAGAATGAAGGGCGGAGAGATTTTTATACCAAAAATTCCTTCTATGTCTATGCCTGATCTTGCTAAGGCTCTCGCACCTGATTTGGGTATAAATATCATAGGTATAAGACCCGGTGAAAAGATGCACGAGGTTATGATTTCAAAAGATGATGCTCATCTTACATATGAGTTTGATGACCATTATGTGATTAGTCCATCTATTCAGTTTCTTACGCCTTCTGATTTTTCTACAAATTTACTTGGAGAAAAAGGCAAGAAAGTAAAAGATGAATTTGAGTATAGCTCGGATAAAAATCACTTGTGGCTTGACAAAAACTCTTTGTTGGAGATGATAAAATGA
- a CDS encoding fumarate hydratase, with protein MRIIHTDEIKKVVSELCKKACYVITPDMKEAFIKATQTETSPLAKDILFKLLQNSELAEKKVAPICQDTGMTVVFLEIGQDVRIEGEYIEDAVNAGVADGYVGGYLRKSVVAEPLFERKNTTNNTPAVINTKIVPGDKIKIKVAPKGFGSENKSILKMLVPADGIEGVKKVFLDAVKLAGPNACPPMVIGVGIGGTMDKAALLSKHAAVRSIDSKNSDERYAKLEEELLELARKTGVGPQGLGGDTTAVKVNIEWYPTHIAGLPVAININCHAARHADAEI; from the coding sequence ATGAGAATTATTCATACAGATGAAATAAAAAAGGTTGTAAGTGAGCTTTGTAAAAAAGCCTGTTATGTTATTACTCCTGATATGAAAGAAGCTTTTATAAAAGCTACACAAACAGAAACATCACCTTTAGCAAAGGATATTTTATTTAAATTGTTGCAAAACTCAGAACTAGCTGAAAAAAAAGTAGCTCCAATATGTCAAGATACTGGAATGACTGTTGTATTTTTGGAGATAGGACAAGATGTAAGAATAGAAGGTGAGTATATAGAAGATGCTGTAAATGCTGGTGTAGCAGATGGTTACGTCGGTGGTTATTTGAGAAAATCAGTTGTTGCTGAACCACTTTTTGAAAGAAAAAATACTACAAATAATACCCCAGCCGTTATAAACACAAAGATTGTCCCTGGTGACAAAATCAAAATAAAAGTAGCCCCAAAAGGCTTTGGTAGTGAAAATAAATCTATTTTAAAAATGCTTGTTCCTGCCGATGGAATAGAGGGTGTTAAAAAAGTTTTTTTAGATGCTGTAAAGTTGGCTGGACCAAATGCTTGCCCACCAATGGTTATTGGTGTTGGAATAGGTGGCACTATGGATAAAGCCGCTCTTTTGTCAAAACATGCAGCTGTTCGTTCTATTGATAGTAAAAATAGTGATGAGAGATATGCAAAACTAGAAGAAGAGTTGCTAGAACTTGCTAGAAAAACAGGCGTAGGTCCTCAGGGTTTAGGCGGAGATACTACAGCCGTAAAGGTAAATATAGAATGGTATCCAACTCATATCGCAGGTCTTCCTGTTGCTATAAATATAAATTGTCACGCTGCTCGCCACGCTGATGCTGAAATTTAA